The window CCTGGATTTCCATGTCTGGAGCAATAAGGATTTGAGCATCACGTTCAGGCTCACTTTCTTTCAATTCCATGCTGATTTCCTGAATCATGCCTGTCACATTGACTTTTTGTTTATCCAGGGTTCGTTGTGTCAGACGTGACAACATGAGTAAACTCTCTATCAGGCGTCCCATCCGCTGACTGCTTTTTTGGATGCGTTGCAGATAATCCTGCCCTGTTTCATCCAACTGTTGCAGATAATCTTCCAGCAGGGCCTGACTGAAGCCATTGAGACTCCTGAGTGGCGCGCGCAAGTCATGCGAGACGGAATAACAGAAGGCTTCCAGTTCTTTATTGGCGGCTTCCAGCAGGATGGTACGCTCCACCACCCGACGTTCGAGTTCCGTGTTCAGTTGCCGGATTTCTTCTTCCATCTGCTTGCGTGCGGTGATATCAAAACTCAACACAACTACGGCCTCAGCAATGCCCTGTTCATTGATATCCGGAACATAATTGACTTCAACCCACCTTTCAGTTCCGGCAGTGACAAAACGGTTTACATAGGATGTCGCCTGGCCTGTACGGACAATATCGAGATATTTTAAGGAAAATTCGTAGTTGGCTTGTCCAATGATGTCCTTGATGTGGGAACCAACGATCTGCTCACGGGGGATCTTGAAGGCATCTTCAAATTTTTTATTCACAAACCGATATCGCAGATCGTCTAGCCCGACATAGCTCACAAAAGCTGGTAAATTATCGGTAATGAGCGCCATTTGACGTTCGCTTTTAACAAGTGCGGCTTCTGCGCGTTTTCGCTCTGTAATATTGCTGATGAACGCGATGATCAGATTTTGAGGCGCAAGATAAATGGTGCTTATCAGCACATCAAGAATGGTTCCATCGGCATGACGGTGCTGGCTTTCATAACGGTCCCACCCCTGAAGTTCAAGGAGCGTTACGCGTTCACGCAAAGTTGTCGCGGAAGCGCTGACGTCCAGATCAGAGATGCTCATGGTGAGCAGTGCTTCCCGTGAATAGCCTATCATGTCGCAATAGGTTTTGTTGACCTCAAGGATTTTTCCCTCCAGATCGACCGTCCAGAAACCATCTGGAGAGGTCTGTACAATGGCCTGATACCGATCATCACTCTTTTCAAGTCGTTCTTCGACACGTTTACGTTCCTCAATTTCCAGTTCAAGGGTTTTTGTGCGGGAAGCAACCAGCTTCCTGAGTGAGAACGAGAACAGGATCAGTCCAAACCCCATCAGCACTCCGATCAGGATGATTCCTCCCAGAACCGTCACCGTTGTCCGGAACCATCTTAGTTTGCCGGCGTCAGACTGGGCTAACCCCATCCAGTGTCGGTAGCGTTGATGATAATAGGATTCAGGATCAGCCTTGAGGCTGGAAAAATAGTGATCGAGCGTTTGACGAAGTTCCTGGTGCTGGTCTTTTTTTACAGCAAAACCAATTTTTACTGGAGAAAACAGGATTTGGGTACGCGTGATATTATAATGACTTTCCATGCGGAAACCTGAGACATTGGCATTGATTCCGGCCTCCACCTCATGGTTTTCAAGAGCGTCAAACACTTGTGAGTATTCATCTTTTTCCACAGGTTTCCACTGGATGCCAAATTGATCCAGCAGTTGTTTGAAGTGGGTGGTGTAGATACTGCTTTTGAGCACGCCAATGGTTTTATTTTCCAGATCAAAAATGGTTTTAATGGTTGAGTGCTCTGGCACATAAACCAAGCCCCAATCCAGAAAAAGAAACACCTTGATGAAATCGAATTTACGGGTTCTTTCCTCGGAATAGCCAATGCTTGCCAGCAGATCAATTTCACCATTCTCGAGACGTTGCAGACACTCACTCCAGGAGCCTGAAATGTATTCCAGTTTCCAATTTTCATTCGTGGCCACATGATTCAGCACATCCACAAACAACCCTTCGGCCTGCCCCCGCGGATCTATGAACACCAGCGGTTCAAAATTATAAACCCCCACACGGATGGTTGTTTGAGCATTGGCAACAGGAATCGCCAAACACCAACAGAGGCATAAGAATCCCAATATTTTCCAAACAATTTGCTTCATAGATTGTCTCCTCAACAAAACACTGGGGTTTCAGAAATGGTAAGCGTTCAGCTTTCAGTATTCAGCTTTCAGTATTTATGCGTTTCAGAAGCATAATGACTCAATAGCAGAAAATATCGTTTGGCTTCCTGGCCTTGAGAATTCTTGAAAACTGATAGCTGACGACTGAACGCTTACCAGAAATGAGTACCCGGTCCTAGGGGGTGATCCTGTTTTCGGCCACCAATTGTGCGAATCTGTGTGTTCGCACTGTGAACAAAACTGCTTGCATGATCCAGCCTTTTTGATATGGTCCGGCATGATTCGGACAATATGGCTTCAAACGTAGTGCTTAAGCCATCAGGAATGTTATTTTCAGGGGAATTTTAGTCAAAAGGAAACTATGACACAGCGCGCATCAGGGATATTGGTTCATCCAACGTCTTTTCCGGGAAAATTCGGAATTGGCGATCTGGGATCCGGAGCATACCGGTTTATGGATTTTCTGGCACGGGCAAAACAGTCCCTGTGGCAGATTCTTCCAATTGTTCCCACTTCCTATGGAGATTCACCCTATTCCGGATTGTCAGCCTTTGCTGGAAATCCCCTGCTGATCAGTGTCGAAATTCTGGAAAAAGAAGGCTATATCGCCGCAAAAAGTCTGGAAGATACAAGGGATTTTCCCGAAGATTATGTGGACTATCCCAGAGCCCGTGCCTGGAAGATGGAGTTGCTGGAAGAAGCTTTCGCTAATTTTTCAAAACATGCCAAACCACAGGAAAAACAGGATTTTGAATCATTTTGCAAACTACACCAGGAGTGGTTGGAGGACTTTGCCTGTTATGTACCCTTGAAAGCGGAGCATCATGATCAGCCCTGGAACGCCTGGACTACCGCGTTGTCTTTACGCGAACCGGCCGCACTGAATAAATGGAAAACAAAAAACGAAGCAAAAATTGAATTTCAAAAATTCTTGCAGTATCAATTTTTCAGACAATGGAAAAACCTGAAAACCTATGCCAATGAACGTGGAATCCGGATTATCGGCGATATCCCGATCTTTGTGGCTTATGACAGTGCCGATGTGTGGGCAAAATCGAATCTGTTCACTCTCGATTCCAAAGGGAATTCCACCGTCGTGGCCGGAGTTCCACCTGATTATTTCAGCAGTACCGGGCAACGTTGGGGGAACCCGCTGTATCGCTGGGATGTCATGGAAAAAAACGGCTATCAATGGTGGAAAGACCGCATCAAATGTTTGCTGGATCTGGTGGATATCATCCGGATTGATCATTTCCGTGGCTTTGAAGCCTTCTGGGAAATTCCGGCGACCGAGCCCACCGCCATGAATGGTAAATGGGTTAAAGGACCGGGGATCCGTTTGTTTGATGCTCTGAAAAACAGTATGGGAAAATTGCCCATCATCGCTGAAGATCTGGGCGTGATCACTCCGGAAGTCGAAGCACTGCGTGATGAAAGCGGATTTCCCGGAATGAAAATTCTTCATTTCGCGTTTTTCAATGGCAAAAATAATCCCTATCTTCCCTTCCAATATGACAAGAACACCGTCGTTTATACAGGAACCCATGACAACAACACGACCCGGGGATGGTTCAGGGAAATTGGTGATGAAGACCGACAACGCCTCAACCAGTATGCCGGTTATGAGATCAATGAATATAATGTGTGTGAAGCACTGATCCGCATGGCCAGCGCGTCCACCTCACTTACCGCTATCATTCCACTTCAGGATGTCATGAATCTGGGAGAACAAGCCCGCATGAATTACCCGGGCAAAGCAGAAGGCAACTGGAAATGGCGATACTGTGATGACATGCTGACCGATTCTCTGGCTGACTGGCTGGCACACATTACCGATATTTATCAAAGAGGCTGAACCCGGAGGCGATCCGCCGGTCGCCCCTACAACACCAAATATTCGGAAAAACCAATTGTAGGGGCGACCCGCCGGTCGCCCTATCACACACGGAAAAACCAATTGTAGGGGTGACCAGCCGGTCGCCCTATGACACGAAGAATTTAATAAAAACAGATGAGGAGTTTAGTCTTATGTTATATGTGAAAGACCTGATGAGCAGAAATGTTGTGACCATTGATCCGGAAGATTATTCTGGAAAGGCACTGGAACTGCTGAAGAAATATAAAATTCATCATCTGGTGGTGAAAAATACTGAGGGAAAAGTTGTGGGAATGCTTTCGGACAAGGACTTGAGAACTGTTATCAATGTGCTGGCGTCTTCCGGCGAAAGAAAAACAGATGCCGAGGGCACCGATTTGTCCAGTTTGAGGGTGTATAACGTGCGGGTGCGCACCATTATGAACCCCAATCCGGTGATGATTGAAGCCGCCGCATCGTTGCAGGATGCGGCAAAAATCATGATTGAGAATCAATTTCATTGCCTCCCGGCACATGAAGGTGGGGTACTCCGGGGAATTGTCACCCACCAGGATATTCTGAAAGCTGTTGCCGAGGGCCAATTGACATAACAGTCATCTTCCTGATCATTTCATCACAGACGGCTGTCCAGTCGAGAGGAGAACCTGACGCCAGAGTTCTCCTGCCGGTTCGATTTTTTTCCGGCCTTTGATCACTTCTTCAAGCGGCACATGCGTGAAGCGACCATTCCAGTAGCCAATCATCATGTCCGTTTTTCCCGACATTCCCGCATGCACCGCGTTTTCTGCCAGGTGATGGCAAAAAATGGAATCATGGGCGTTTGCCGGAACAGACCGGATCATGTAGCTCGGTTCAATATACTTGATGTTGATGGGCAAACGATCCTGAAAATATTTCTGGATTTTTGTTTTTAACAAGATCCCGATATCTCCATAACGAATGTTTCCTGAAGCATCTGTGGTATCCAGGTTAAAAAATTTCTGCCCAGCCCCTTCTGCCACGACAATCACCGAATGAGGATGTTTCCCTTCACTGACTTTCTGGAGCAAGGCCTTTTCCAGCGTTGCCAGCATTCCATGATCACCATCAAATTCAAAATCCACTTCCGGCACCAGAACAAAATTCACATCCGGTGATGCCAGCACTGTATTGGCCGCGATGAATCCTGAGTCCCGCCCCATCAATTTTACGATCACCACGCCATAGGGAATTCCCTGAGCTTCCACATGCGCCGCCTGGATCGCTTGGGCCGCAATGGAAAACGCTGTCTCAAACCCGAAAGTCTTCACACAATACAGAATGTCATTATCAATTGTTTTGGGAATACCGACCACACCGATTTTCAAGCCGCGTTTCTTGATTTCCTGGGCAATGGCATGAGCCCCTTTCAGTGTTCCATCGCCACCAATACAGAACAGGATGTTGACATTGTTGACCACGAGACAATCCACAATTTCACCGGTATCCTGTTTTCCACGGGATGAAGAAAGAGCACTGCCGCCCATATGATGATAATCCTTGACCACTTCCGGTGTCAGTTTGACAATGTCATGTTTGTACTTGGCAATGAACCCTTCATAACCATAACGGAAGCCGATGATGTGTTTGACGGAATAATGATACCACAACTGCATGACCAGCGTTCGGATCACATTGTTGATACCGGGACACAAGCCACCGCAGGTGACTACGCCCACCCGTGTTTTGGCAGGATCAAAATAGATTTTTTCACGTGGCCCCGCGGCCTCAAAGGATCTGGATTTACTTGGAACATGCTTGATCCCGACATCCTCCAGCACATAGGCATTGTCGTCCATATAGAACGAGGATTCCTGCATGTCAGAAAATGGCAGGGGCGATTGTAGTTTGCGGGGACCTAACGAATCAATTTTAAAATTGGACATACAGACTCTCCTTAATTACATTTTTCAAAACACGTCTATTTTGAGTGATGATAATGGCAACAACAGCGCCTACATTTTAGTCATTTTCAAATTCATATAAAAAAATCAACAACTAAAATAGGGTATTTGGAGGGTGATCCTATTTTCGTCCACAAATAGTAGAATCGAACCTGTTTATTGGGCCTGATCCCGGGCAGACACACGGGTCTGCCCCTACGGGACAAAACCTAACCCGGTATAGTCGGAACCGATTTTTGCCACAGAGACACAAAGACACAGAGAATTTTTTAAAACATACTCTGTGACACTGTGACTCTGTGGCTAAATTCTTTTGCCATTTTGCGCAGAATTTAACTTCTAAGAAACTAAGGCTTCACTGCGAGTTGTTGCCGAATCATTTGCCTGTGATCATTCATATGCTGTTCCAGTGCTTCGGCGTATTCAGGGATCTGTTCTGAGGTGAGTTTGGAAGGAACATAAAACGGTTGCCCATAGCCTGCGACAATCCGACTGAAGGGCTTGGGAAATTTATGACGGTCCCAACTGCGGGCTTCCCATTGACGGGAAGCTTCGGCATGCCAGGGGATGATCGGAAGACCTGTCATTTTGGCAATCATGAGGATTCCAGGCTGGACCTTGTAAATGGGACCACGGGGACCATCCGGTGTGACGGCCGCCGGTGTTCCCTGTTTCAAAGACCTGCTCATTTCCAACAGGGCCTTGGCACCACCCCGTGAAGAAGAACCCCGGATGGCGGTAAACCCAAAACGATTCACCACCGAATAAATCCCTTCTCCATCCTTGCTTTGACTGATCAGTGCGGCATACCCCTGAAACCGCAACAGCCAGGCACTGATAAAAATATTGTTGTGCCAGGTGGCTAGGATGTAGTTGCCATGGGATTCACGCATTTGTTGAGGAATGTCGCTCCTGATGATTTCAGCTCTGGCGAGCTTGCCCAGACCACGAACAAGCAGGACAATCAACTGAATGCTCAACCAGCGTTTCAAGGCTTTCCATTTTTCGGATTGCATAACAGAATTACAGCGCTTCCAGTGATTTGATCACATTCAACGCAATATTCTTAAAACTTTCCGTTGCGACATGACTGACATCCGTGGCCATGACCGGTTTGCCTTCATCCCCACCCTGACGGATCGCAAGATCAATCGGAATGCCGCCCAGGAAGGGAACATTCATTTTTTTACTGGTGGCCTCAGCTCCATGGGTGCTGAAAATCGGCGTTTCTTTTTGGCAATGCGGACACACAAACATGCTCATGTTTTCCACAATTCCCAAAATACTGATATCCACTTTGGTAAACATGTGGACTGCCTTGACAGCGTCCAGCAAAGCGACATCCTGCGGAGTGGAAACGATAACGGCACCTGAGACTTCACACAGTTGGGAAATGGTCAGTTGGGCATCACCTGTTCCCGGAGGAAGATCCAGAATCATGAAATCTCCGCCGGGCCATTCGGTATCCCGCAACAATTGTTCAATGGCCTGATGCACCATGGGCCCTCGCCAGATCATGGAGGCGTCTTCTTCCACCAGATTGCCGATAGACATGGTATGCAGACCATACGCTTCAATGGGTATAAGGCGATTGTTCTCAATCAGGGGTCGTTCGCCTCGGAGTCCCGTCATGATTGGCAGACTTGGACCATAGATATCCGCATCGAACAATGAAACCTTGTAGCCCATTTTGGAAAGGGCAATGGCAAGATTCACAGAAACCGTGGATTTTCCCACACCCCCCTTGCCACTGGCAACCGCGATCACGGCATCGTAATTCTGAAGATACGCGGTACGTTTGGGCTGTTGAACGGGACGACTGGTTTGGCTGGGTGGTCCCTGTTCCTCTGCCGGTGGTTCACTGAGAATCTCCACAGCGACACGGTTGATTTCGTCCAGTGCCTTGAGGCCTGATTCAATTTGACCGGGCAGGGTCTTTCGCAAGGAGGATGATTCAGGCAGAATCAGGGTTATTTTGGTGAAATCCTCATTCACCAGACAACTGTAAATCAGATCCGAAGCAAGCAGGGTTTTTCCGGCATCATCCAGTTTGATTGAGTTAAACACCTGCTCAAATTTTTGTTGTAAAGAATCCATAGAAACATTCCAATTAAAGGGTTCAGGGTTGACTAAAGCGGGTTACCTTCGGATGAACGTTCTGAAAAATCAAGCCTCAGTTTTCTTCCAGTAATTCAACCCTCATAAAATAAAAAGTGCTGTCGGAAAGGTTGGTTTTAGCAAAGGTTTTCCCTGATTCATCAAGCCATTTGATGGAATGCTCCGCAAGCTGTCCCATTCCCCAGTGGATCACCAACGGCATCCAGGCGTGCCATGCCAGGGATAGGGTGGATTTGATCTGGGTAT is drawn from SAR324 cluster bacterium and contains these coding sequences:
- a CDS encoding lysophospholipid acyltransferase family protein, yielding MQSEKWKALKRWLSIQLIVLLVRGLGKLARAEIIRSDIPQQMRESHGNYILATWHNNIFISAWLLRFQGYAALISQSKDGEGIYSVVNRFGFTAIRGSSSRGGAKALLEMSRSLKQGTPAAVTPDGPRGPIYKVQPGILMIAKMTGLPIIPWHAEASRQWEARSWDRHKFPKPFSRIVAGYGQPFYVPSKLTSEQIPEYAEALEQHMNDHRQMIRQQLAVKP
- the malQ gene encoding 4-alpha-glucanotransferase; the protein is MTQRASGILVHPTSFPGKFGIGDLGSGAYRFMDFLARAKQSLWQILPIVPTSYGDSPYSGLSAFAGNPLLISVEILEKEGYIAAKSLEDTRDFPEDYVDYPRARAWKMELLEEAFANFSKHAKPQEKQDFESFCKLHQEWLEDFACYVPLKAEHHDQPWNAWTTALSLREPAALNKWKTKNEAKIEFQKFLQYQFFRQWKNLKTYANERGIRIIGDIPIFVAYDSADVWAKSNLFTLDSKGNSTVVAGVPPDYFSSTGQRWGNPLYRWDVMEKNGYQWWKDRIKCLLDLVDIIRIDHFRGFEAFWEIPATEPTAMNGKWVKGPGIRLFDALKNSMGKLPIIAEDLGVITPEVEALRDESGFPGMKILHFAFFNGKNNPYLPFQYDKNTVVYTGTHDNNTTRGWFREIGDEDRQRLNQYAGYEINEYNVCEALIRMASASTSLTAIIPLQDVMNLGEQARMNYPGKAEGNWKWRYCDDMLTDSLADWLAHITDIYQRG
- a CDS encoding Mrp/NBP35 family ATP-binding protein translates to MDSLQQKFEQVFNSIKLDDAGKTLLASDLIYSCLVNEDFTKITLILPESSSLRKTLPGQIESGLKALDEINRVAVEILSEPPAEEQGPPSQTSRPVQQPKRTAYLQNYDAVIAVASGKGGVGKSTVSVNLAIALSKMGYKVSLFDADIYGPSLPIMTGLRGERPLIENNRLIPIEAYGLHTMSIGNLVEEDASMIWRGPMVHQAIEQLLRDTEWPGGDFMILDLPPGTGDAQLTISQLCEVSGAVIVSTPQDVALLDAVKAVHMFTKVDISILGIVENMSMFVCPHCQKETPIFSTHGAEATSKKMNVPFLGGIPIDLAIRQGGDEGKPVMATDVSHVATESFKNIALNVIKSLEAL
- a CDS encoding PAS domain S-box protein — protein: MKQIVWKILGFLCLCWCLAIPVANAQTTIRVGVYNFEPLVFIDPRGQAEGLFVDVLNHVATNENWKLEYISGSWSECLQRLENGEIDLLASIGYSEERTRKFDFIKVFLFLDWGLVYVPEHSTIKTIFDLENKTIGVLKSSIYTTHFKQLLDQFGIQWKPVEKDEYSQVFDALENHEVEAGINANVSGFRMESHYNITRTQILFSPVKIGFAVKKDQHQELRQTLDHYFSSLKADPESYYHQRYRHWMGLAQSDAGKLRWFRTTVTVLGGIILIGVLMGFGLILFSFSLRKLVASRTKTLELEIEERKRVEERLEKSDDRYQAIVQTSPDGFWTVDLEGKILEVNKTYCDMIGYSREALLTMSISDLDVSASATTLRERVTLLELQGWDRYESQHRHADGTILDVLISTIYLAPQNLIIAFISNITERKRAEAALVKSERQMALITDNLPAFVSYVGLDDLRYRFVNKKFEDAFKIPREQIVGSHIKDIIGQANYEFSLKYLDIVRTGQATSYVNRFVTAGTERWVEVNYVPDINEQGIAEAVVVLSFDITARKQMEEEIRQLNTELERRVVERTILLEAANKELEAFCYSVSHDLRAPLRSLNGFSQALLEDYLQQLDETGQDYLQRIQKSSQRMGRLIESLLMLSRLTQRTLDKQKVNVTGMIQEISMELKESEPERDAQILIAPDMEIQADPELLRIMLTNLIHNAWKFTGKQPQTRIECGQSNNFQGTQDSGASVFYVKDNGAGFDMLYAGKLFGAFQRLHTNEDFPGTGIGLATVQRIILKHGGQVWAESQVGQGATFYFSLPQQVQ
- a CDS encoding ATP-dependent 6-phosphofructokinase, with amino-acid sequence MSNFKIDSLGPRKLQSPLPFSDMQESSFYMDDNAYVLEDVGIKHVPSKSRSFEAAGPREKIYFDPAKTRVGVVTCGGLCPGINNVIRTLVMQLWYHYSVKHIIGFRYGYEGFIAKYKHDIVKLTPEVVKDYHHMGGSALSSSRGKQDTGEIVDCLVVNNVNILFCIGGDGTLKGAHAIAQEIKKRGLKIGVVGIPKTIDNDILYCVKTFGFETAFSIAAQAIQAAHVEAQGIPYGVVIVKLMGRDSGFIAANTVLASPDVNFVLVPEVDFEFDGDHGMLATLEKALLQKVSEGKHPHSVIVVAEGAGQKFFNLDTTDASGNIRYGDIGILLKTKIQKYFQDRLPINIKYIEPSYMIRSVPANAHDSIFCHHLAENAVHAGMSGKTDMMIGYWNGRFTHVPLEEVIKGRKKIEPAGELWRQVLLSTGQPSVMK
- a CDS encoding CBS domain-containing protein; this encodes MLYVKDLMSRNVVTIDPEDYSGKALELLKKYKIHHLVVKNTEGKVVGMLSDKDLRTVINVLASSGERKTDAEGTDLSSLRVYNVRVRTIMNPNPVMIEAAASLQDAAKIMIENQFHCLPAHEGGVLRGIVTHQDILKAVAEGQLT